One Bombyx mori chromosome 28, ASM3026992v2 DNA segment encodes these proteins:
- the LOC134201602 gene encoding CLIP domain-containing serine protease B9-like, with the protein MFISDYNKILCGKMYSLSKVLFLIGILVCTNAKDYDKHWALIGNPLLHAAPCIGNSEVSISYEPSLAPEVETKYNLFIHGPFPEHTTIKMKFDSPANVTLSNDIGKLARVSSSADGMFFIKYFKGGPYFSADVIGLNLSVVPYPTTINLNFVEYCEHPALGILDGYINGYKSTASSTYTEHDDNCGRIKISEKQCGGNEEEPMPWHALIRDDNSTICAGTLILQRYVLTAAQCVTNLGVAKNATTLSVVLGKFNNTSDECLQEMEVETVFVYDGYNYENGTNNIALLELKNDVVFNEKVQPACLWEFSAYKKLNMKDIKGSVISTTLGEDIDEGLEVVNMKKLKSSKEVNVYREEKFGSKFNATSINQSEACKLVGSGFMVFVPDSRELNSTGAWYIHGIVATNDSTLRCDSSDPTDFINLDYFRGWVLNKKNRSYSIY; encoded by the exons ATGTTTATAtccgattataataaaattttgtgcGGGAAAATGTACAGCTTAAGCAAAGTTTTATTCCTGATTGGGATTTTAGTGTGTACGAATGCTAAAGATTATGATAAGCATTGGGCTTTGATTGGGAATCCACTTCTTCATGCAGCCCCGTGCATCGGAAACAGTGAAGTATCTATATCATATGAACCGAGTCTGGCACCGGAGGTAGAAactaaatacaatttatttatacacGGCCCTTTCCCCGAACACACgacaatcaaaatgaaatttGATTCGCCCGCCAATGTGACTCTG agcAACGACATAGGCAAATTAGCAAGAGTGTCTTCGTCTGCTGACGGAATGTTCTTCATCAAATACTTTAAAGGCGGACCCTATTTCAGTGCAGATGTGATAGGTTTAAATTTATCCGTAGTACCTTACCCGACTACTATTAACTTAAACTTTGTCGAATACTGCGAGCACCCGGCACTT GGAATCTTAGATGGATATATCAACGGATATAAATCAACAGCCTCATCTACTTATACAGAACACGATGACAACTGTGGAAGAATTAAAATCTCCGAAAAACAATGCGGTGGAAACGAAGAAGAACCTATGCCCTGGCATGCTCTTATCAGAGACGACAACTCTACAATATGCGCTGGAACGTTGATATTACAGAGATATGTTTTGACAG CCGCTCAATGCGTCACAAACTTAGGCGTTGCGAAGAACGCCACAACTCTGTCTGTGGTTCTTGGGAAATTTAATAACACCAGTGATGAATGCTTACAGGAAATGGAG GTGGAAACAGTATTTGTTTACGACGGATACAATTATGAAAATGGAACAAATAACATTGCGTTGTTAGAACTGAAGAACGATGTGGTGTTTAACGAAAAAGTCCAACCTGCGTGTCTGTGGGAGTTCAGCGCATACAAGAAGTTAAATATGAAAGACATCAAGGGATCT GTCATAAGCACAACTCTCGGCGAAGATATTGATGAAGGTCTCGAGGTAGTGAATATGAAAAAGCTTAAGTCTTCTAAAGAAGTAAATGTTTATAGGGAGGAGAAATTTGGATCCAAATTCAACGCCACGTCTATCAATC AATCCGAAGCCTGCAAGCTAGTTGGTAGCGGATTTATGGTGTTTGTTCCGGATTCCCGTGAATTGAATAGCACCGGAGCGTGGTACATCCACGGAATCGTCGCTACGAACGATTCGACACTAAGATGCGACTCTAGCGATCCCACTGACTTCATCAACTTAGACTACTTCAGAGGCTGGGTCCTGAACAAAAAGAACAGATCTTATAGTATTTATtag
- the LOC101738113 gene encoding CLIP domain-containing serine protease B9, with translation MFISDYNKISCGKMYSLSKVLFLIGILVCTNAKDYNKHWAFIGNPLLHAAPCIGNSEVSISYEPGLAPEEETKYNLFIHGPFPEHTTIKMKFDSPANVTLSNDIGKLARVSSSADGMFFIKYFKGGPYFSANVIGLNLSVIPYPTTINLNSVEYCEHPALGILDEYINGYKSTASSTYTEHDDNCGRIKISEKQCGGNEEEPMPWHALIRDDNSTICAGTLILQRYVLTAAQCVTNLGVAKNATTLSVVLGKFNNTSDECLQEMEVETVFVYDGYNYENGTNNIALLELKNDVVFNEKVQPACLWEFSAYKKLNLKDIKGSVISTTLGEDIDEGLEVVNMKKLKPFKEVNVYREETFGSKFNATSINQSEACKLVGSGFMVFVPDSRELNSTGAWYIHGIVATNDSTLRCDSSDPTDFINLDYFRGWVLNKKNRSYSIY, from the exons ATGTTTATAtccgattataataaaatttcgtGCGGGAAAATGTACAGCTTAAGCAAAGTTTTATTCCTGATTGGGATTTTAGTGTGTACGAATGCTAAGGATTATAATAAGCATTGGGCTTTCATTGGGAATCCACTTCTTCATGCAGCTCCGTGCATCGGAAACAGTGAAGTATCTATATCATATGAACCGGGTCTGGCACCGGAGGAAGAAactaaatacaatttatttatacacGGCCCTTTCCCCGAACACACgacaatcaaaatgaaattCGATTCGCCCGCCAATGTGACTCtg AGCAACGACATAGGCAAATTAGCAAGAGTGTCTTCCTCTGCTGACGGAATGTTCTTCATCAAATACTTTAAAGGCGGACCCTATTTCAGTGCAAATGTGATAGGTTTAAATTTATCCGTAATACCTTACCCGACTACTATTAACTTAAACTCCGTCGAATATTGTGAACACCCGGCACTT GGAATCTTAGATGAATATATCAACGGATATAAATCAACAGCCTCATCTACTTATACAGAACACGATGACAACTGTGGAAGAATTAAAATCTCCGAAAAACAATGCGGTGGAAACGAAGAAGAACCTATGCCCTGGCATGCTCTTATCAGAGACGACAACTCTACAATATGCGCTGGAACATTGATATTACAGAGATATGTTTTGACAG CCGCTCAATGCGTCACAAACCTAGGCGTTGCGAAGAACGCCACAACTCTGTCTGTGGTTCTTGGGAAATTTAATAACACCAGTGATGAATGCTTACAGGAAATGGAG GTGGAAACAGTATTTGTTTACGATGGATACAATTATGAAAATGGAACAAATAACATTGCGTTGTTAGAACTGAAGAACGATGTGGTGTTTAACGAAAAAGTCCAACCTGCGTGTCTGTGGGAGTTCAGCGCATACAAGAAGTTAAATTTGAAAGACATCAAGGGATCT gtcaTAAGCACAACTCTCGGCGAAGATATTGATGAAGGTCTCGAGGTAGTGAATATGAAAAAGCTTAAGCCTTTTAAAGAAGTAAATGTTTATAGGGAGGAAACATTTGGATCCAAATTCAACGCCACATCTATCAATC AATCCGAAGCCTGCAAGCTAGTTGGTAGCGGATTTATGGTGTTTGTTCCGGATTCCCGTGAATTGAATAGCACCGGAGCGTGGTACATCCACGGAATCGTTGCTACGAACGATTCGACGCTAAGATGCGACTCTAGCGATCCCACTGATTTCATCAACTTAGACTACTTTAGAGGCTGGGTCCTGAACAAAAAGAACAGATCTTATAGTATTTATtag
- the LOC134201601 gene encoding CLIP domain-containing serine protease B9-like — protein MFISDYNKSSCGKMYSLSKVLFLIGILVCTNAKDYDKHWAFIGNPLLHATPCIGNSEVSISFEPGLAPEEETKYNLFINGPFPEHTTIKMKFDSPANVTLSNDIGKLARVSSYADGMFFIKYFKGGPYFSANVIGLNLSVVPYPTTINLNFVEYCEHPALGILDGYINGYKSTASSTYTEHDDNCGRIKISEKQCGGNEEEPMPWHALIRDDNSTICAGTLILQRYVLTAAQCVTNLGVAKNATTLSVVLGKFNNTSDECLQEMEVETVFVYDGYNYENGTNNIALLELKNDVVFNEKVQPACLWEFSAYKKLNLKDIKGSVISTTLGEDIDEGLEVVNMKKLKPFKEVNVYREETFGSKFNATSINQSEACKLVGSGFMVFVPDSRELNSTGAWYIHGIVATNDSTLKCDSSDPTDFINLDYFRGWVLNKKNRSYSIY, from the exons ATGTTTATATCCGATTATAATAAAAGTTCGTGCGGGAAAATGTACAGCTTAAGCAAAGTTTTATTCCTGATTGGGATTTTAGTGTGTACGAATGCTAAGGATTATGATAAGCATTGGGCTTTCATTGGGAATCCACTTCTTCATGCCACCCCTTGCATCGGAAATAGTGAAGTGTCTATATCATTTGAACCGGGTCTGGCACCGGAGGAAGAAactaaatacaatttatttataaacggcCCTTTCCCCGAACACACgacaatcaaaatgaaatttGATTCGCCCGCCAATGTGACTCTG agcAACGACATAGGCAAATTAGCAAGAGTGTCTTCGTATGCTGACGGAATGTTCTTCATCAAATACTTTAAAGGCGGACCCTATTTCAGTGCAAATGTGATAGGTTTAAACTTATCCGTAGTACCTTACCCGACCACTATTAACTTAAACTTTGTCGAATACTGCGAGCACCCGGCACTT GGAATCTTAGATGGATATATCAACGGATATAAATCAACAGCCTCATCTACTTATACAGAACACGATGACAACTGTGGAAGAATTAAAATCTCCGAAAAACAATGCGGTGGAAACGAAGAAGAACCTATGCCCTGGCATGCTCTTATCAGAGACGACAACTCTACAATATGCGCTGGAACGTTGATATTACAGAGATATGTTTTGACAG CCGCTCAATGCGTCACAAACTTAGGCGTTGCGAAGAACGCCACAACTCTGTCTGTGGTTCTTGGGAAATTTAATAACACCAGTGATGAATGCTTACAGGAAATGGAG GTGGAAACAGTATTTGTTTACGATGGATACAATTATGAAAATGGAACAAATAACATTGCGTTGTTAGAACTGAAGAACGATGTGGTGTTTAACGAAAAAGTCCAACCTGCGTGTCTGTGGGAGTTCAGCGCATACAAGAAGTTAAATTTGAAAGACATCAAGGGATCT gtcaTAAGCACAACTCTCGGCGAAGATATTGATGAAGGTCTCGAGGTAGTGAATATGAAAAAGCTTAAGCCTTTTAAAGAAGTAAATGTTTATAGGGAGGAAACATTTGGATCCAAATTCAACGCCACATCTATCAATC AATCCGAAGCCTGCAAGCTAGTTGGTAGCGGATTTATGGTGTTTGTTCCGGATTCCCGTGAATTGAATAGCACCGGAGCGTGGTACATCCACGGAATCGTTGCTACGAACGATTCGACGCTAAAATGCGATTCTAGCGATCCCACTGATTTCATCAACTTAGACTACTTCAGAGGCTGGGTCCTGAACAAAAAGAACAGATCTTATAGTATTTATtag